Proteins from one Novosphingobium pentaromativorans US6-1 genomic window:
- a CDS encoding sensor domain-containing diguanylate cyclase, whose protein sequence is MVANLCEGKKDWQCCVDSALVAALAYALLAWTTIYVTSDLHAHATMWPADAVILALLLKHPARHWPYILIAGWCGNLIANVLTREWTPGLLLYGAINMGQTWLACRLLLKIGKGGALLGNARTVLGFVVCCGLIAPLVGACAGTLLTAINYGEAFGPSFMRWFLSNALGYIVLTPFLTALFDGSYWHSIRSRGPAEKIEALGLLGAHALLALFVFTQGNMPLLFLLTSSLLILAFRLGNPSVMAGVIVIAIIGATATVRGIGPITIMPYGKEAQEFYFQFYLVMLLATSLPVATIVSARKTASQGLVERDEALRLMMVHAPGGVLAFDGDGICKWAQGSLRKYLGVDPDQVIGRSMDVVSPQAKDLALKLRAASRGDCAPPSTFEFTPMMRPELVLEGSIGLLRPGSAVSGTVITLRDVTVRKDSDVSLASKAFKDDLTGLPNRQALRVELEAVANCATGPVSLAIVDVDSLRAINESHGHSVGDIVLREISQRIKTSMRGDDIVARIGGDEFAILLHCDVATAQNACQRMVEHVRQAPAFSQDSVHILATVSCGIAEFHAADLPDRVFHNADIALHEVKRFGRNGVRAAA, encoded by the coding sequence ATGGTCGCAAATCTATGTGAAGGAAAAAAGGACTGGCAGTGCTGTGTCGACAGCGCTCTTGTTGCTGCGCTTGCTTATGCCCTGCTCGCGTGGACGACGATCTACGTCACTTCGGATCTTCACGCCCATGCGACCATGTGGCCTGCAGACGCGGTCATTCTTGCGCTTCTCCTCAAGCATCCCGCTCGTCACTGGCCCTATATCCTGATCGCCGGTTGGTGCGGCAACCTGATCGCGAATGTGCTCACGCGTGAATGGACGCCGGGGCTGCTTCTGTACGGCGCCATCAACATGGGCCAGACTTGGCTTGCTTGCCGGTTGTTGCTGAAAATCGGCAAGGGCGGTGCGCTTCTTGGAAACGCCCGCACGGTGCTGGGCTTCGTCGTATGCTGCGGCCTGATTGCGCCGCTCGTGGGCGCCTGCGCAGGAACGCTGCTCACGGCGATCAATTATGGCGAAGCGTTCGGTCCCTCCTTCATGCGCTGGTTCCTGAGCAATGCGCTCGGCTACATCGTCCTGACGCCGTTCCTCACCGCCCTGTTCGACGGCAGCTACTGGCACAGCATTCGATCGCGCGGCCCGGCCGAGAAGATCGAAGCCCTGGGACTGCTTGGAGCTCACGCCCTGCTGGCGCTCTTCGTCTTTACGCAGGGCAACATGCCATTGCTGTTCCTGCTGACATCGTCGCTGCTGATCCTCGCCTTCCGTCTCGGCAACCCATCGGTAATGGCCGGAGTGATCGTCATTGCCATCATCGGCGCCACCGCGACCGTACGCGGCATCGGCCCGATCACGATCATGCCTTACGGCAAGGAAGCGCAGGAATTCTATTTCCAGTTCTACCTCGTCATGCTGCTTGCCACATCCCTGCCGGTGGCTACGATCGTGTCAGCGCGCAAGACCGCCTCGCAAGGCCTGGTCGAGCGCGACGAAGCTCTGCGGCTGATGATGGTTCATGCGCCGGGCGGAGTCCTCGCCTTCGACGGGGACGGCATATGCAAGTGGGCCCAGGGCTCGCTCAGGAAATATCTTGGGGTTGACCCTGATCAGGTCATTGGCCGGTCGATGGACGTCGTTTCGCCCCAGGCCAAGGATCTCGCGCTGAAACTGCGCGCAGCGAGCAGGGGCGACTGCGCCCCACCCAGCACTTTCGAGTTTACGCCGATGATGCGGCCCGAGCTTGTCCTTGAAGGATCCATAGGCCTGCTCCGGCCCGGCAGCGCAGTCAGCGGAACCGTCATTACCTTGCGCGATGTGACGGTGCGCAAGGACAGCGACGTTTCCCTCGCATCGAAAGCCTTCAAGGACGATCTTACCGGACTGCCCAATCGTCAGGCCTTGCGCGTGGAACTGGAAGCTGTTGCCAACTGCGCAACCGGCCCGGTCTCTCTTGCGATCGTCGATGTCGATTCACTGAGGGCCATCAACGAATCGCATGGACACAGCGTAGGCGACATCGTCCTGCGAGAAATCTCGCAGCGCATCAAGACGAGCATGCGCGGGGACGATATCGTCGCACGCATCGGCGGCGACGAGTTCGCCATTCTCCTGCACTGCGACGTGGCGACCGCGCAGAACGCGTGCCAGCGCATGGTCGAGCATGTCAGGCAAGCGCCCGCCTTCAGCCAGGATTCCGTACACATCCTGGCGACAGTCAGCTGCGGCATAGCCGAGTTTCACGCGGCTGACTTGCCGGACCGGGTCTTCCACAATGCGGATATCGCGCTGCACGAAGTGAAGCGCTTCGGCCGCAATGGCGTGAGGGCCGCGGCCTGA
- a CDS encoding TonB-dependent receptor — translation MLRGIRKGRLAFTLLSTTSLIAPVAAHAQQAGDEYSGEIIVTAQRREESLQKVPLSINVLGSESLENANVASFDDYAKILPSVSFQSFGPSQSQIFFRGVSSGGDGLHIGPLPTSSMYIDDVPVTTIGGTVDFHVYDVARIEALAGPQGTLFGASSLSGVLRIITNKPDPGKTSGSIDLQANKWGKGDFGGSVEGYVNLPLNDMMALRVSAFYEKQGGYIDNKPGTRTFYLDDNDPTTSVTVTNDALVEDDFNDVETAGGRAALGIELDDSWTVTPSFMYQHQVAHGSFLWGPVRDVQANANRPAVSAKPYLTVTSYLPGYNKDEWWQAALTVQGKLSDWDITYVGGYFERTVDNRPDYSYYSVAYDSYTYEYDGVTYFSDATKFIGPDGQFLDPTQNAILKDKYTKFTQELRVSSPSDKPFRLTAGMFLQIQTDKVFADYDIQGLGTAVDPYWVVPFPNSDTAFRTRINRKDRDYAMFAQAEYDIVPSVTVIGGIRGFMAKNTIFGFSGLNFGSSVDPSICFPTDIPDVPCQSVDKKIDESGVIWKGGIKWQATPDIMLYGTVSRGYRPGGNNRRPGVRPFKSDTLDNYEIGWKTRFGPAVFNGAVFYEKWKNLQFGLVPFGQNGVTNTYNAGDARIYGIEGDLSVRFGGLSLSTGATYVDAQLSRGFCYLDATNNPDCSLGESTPSGTRLPIMPKFKGNATARYEAPVGAGTAFIQATVSHQGGTRSFLTDSDFAAVGPTKGFTTADFSIGMNWDRYRVEGFIQNAFSSHGILSLNTVCAPQLCGEYAMAYPTKPQFFGIKVGYDY, via the coding sequence ATGCTTCGAGGAATCCGCAAGGGCCGGCTTGCCTTTACTCTGCTTTCAACGACCTCTCTCATCGCGCCCGTCGCCGCACATGCCCAGCAGGCTGGCGATGAATACAGCGGTGAAATCATCGTCACGGCGCAGCGCAGGGAAGAAAGCCTCCAGAAAGTTCCGCTGAGCATCAATGTCCTGGGTTCGGAAAGCCTGGAGAACGCGAATGTCGCCTCGTTCGACGATTACGCGAAGATCCTGCCTAGCGTGAGTTTCCAGTCGTTCGGGCCTAGCCAGTCGCAGATTTTCTTCCGCGGCGTATCTTCGGGCGGTGACGGCCTGCATATCGGCCCCCTGCCGACCAGCTCGATGTATATTGACGACGTTCCGGTCACGACAATCGGGGGAACGGTAGACTTCCATGTCTATGACGTTGCCCGGATCGAGGCTCTCGCCGGGCCGCAGGGCACGCTTTTCGGGGCTTCCTCGCTTTCAGGCGTGCTTCGGATCATTACCAACAAACCCGATCCGGGCAAGACGTCCGGCTCGATCGACCTCCAGGCCAACAAATGGGGCAAAGGCGATTTCGGCGGCTCGGTCGAAGGCTACGTCAACCTGCCGCTCAACGACATGATGGCCCTGCGTGTCAGCGCCTTCTACGAAAAACAGGGCGGCTACATCGACAACAAGCCCGGTACGCGCACATTCTATCTGGACGACAATGACCCGACGACCAGTGTCACCGTCACCAACGATGCGCTGGTGGAGGATGACTTCAACGATGTCGAAACTGCCGGCGGCCGCGCTGCGCTCGGTATCGAACTCGACGATTCCTGGACGGTTACACCTTCCTTCATGTACCAGCACCAGGTAGCCCACGGCAGTTTCCTGTGGGGGCCGGTTCGCGATGTACAGGCCAACGCCAACCGCCCGGCAGTGTCAGCCAAGCCTTACCTGACGGTCACCTCCTATCTGCCCGGCTACAACAAGGACGAATGGTGGCAGGCGGCGCTTACTGTCCAGGGGAAGCTTTCCGACTGGGACATCACCTATGTCGGCGGCTATTTCGAGCGTACCGTCGATAATCGGCCCGATTATTCCTATTACAGTGTGGCTTACGATAGCTACACGTACGAGTATGACGGCGTCACCTATTTCAGCGATGCAACCAAGTTCATCGGGCCCGATGGACAGTTCCTCGACCCGACCCAGAACGCCATCCTGAAGGACAAGTACACCAAGTTCACGCAGGAGCTGCGGGTCAGTTCACCATCGGACAAGCCCTTCCGGCTGACGGCCGGAATGTTCCTGCAGATCCAGACCGACAAGGTCTTTGCCGACTACGATATCCAGGGTCTGGGCACGGCGGTAGATCCCTACTGGGTTGTGCCATTCCCCAATTCCGACACGGCCTTTCGCACCCGCATCAACCGCAAGGACCGCGATTATGCGATGTTCGCCCAGGCGGAGTACGATATCGTCCCCTCGGTCACGGTCATTGGCGGCATTCGCGGCTTCATGGCCAAGAATACGATCTTCGGTTTCTCGGGCCTGAATTTCGGCAGCAGCGTGGATCCGTCGATCTGCTTCCCGACCGACATACCCGATGTGCCCTGCCAGAGCGTCGACAAGAAGATCGACGAGTCCGGTGTCATCTGGAAGGGGGGCATCAAATGGCAGGCGACGCCGGACATCATGCTCTACGGCACGGTTTCGCGCGGTTATCGCCCGGGTGGCAACAACCGCAGGCCCGGAGTCCGGCCTTTCAAGTCCGACACCCTCGACAATTACGAGATCGGATGGAAAACCCGCTTCGGTCCTGCGGTGTTCAATGGCGCGGTCTTCTACGAGAAATGGAAGAACCTGCAGTTCGGCCTGGTCCCGTTCGGTCAAAACGGCGTCACCAACACCTACAATGCCGGCGATGCGCGCATTTACGGCATAGAGGGCGATCTCTCGGTTCGCTTCGGCGGCCTTTCGCTCTCCACCGGGGCCACTTATGTCGATGCACAACTTTCACGTGGCTTCTGCTATCTAGACGCGACCAACAATCCAGACTGCTCACTCGGCGAATCCACGCCTTCGGGCACCCGCCTGCCGATCATGCCCAAGTTCAAGGGTAACGCGACTGCGCGGTATGAAGCCCCCGTCGGTGCGGGGACGGCATTCATTCAGGCGACCGTCAGTCACCAGGGCGGGACTCGGTCTTTCCTGACCGACAGCGATTTTGCCGCAGTGGGCCCGACGAAAGGCTTCACAACCGCAGATTTCTCGATCGGGATGAACTGGGACCGGTATCGCGTGGAAGGCTTCATCCAGAATGCCTTCTCCAGCCACGGCATTCTGTCGCTCAACACGGTCTGCGCGCCGCAGCTCTGTGGCGAATACGCAATGGCCTATCCCACCAAGCCACAGTTCTTCGGAATCAAGGTGGGCTACGACTACTGA
- a CDS encoding sulfotransferase gives MTPATYSAIRRELAEDPRAALRNCEQLLARNSDDAEAHRLAARALRALGSEERASAEELAAIDASTLDPALIQAGHAMVHNRLEQAEPLLRGRLRENPFDVAAIRMLAEVAGRIGRYQDAERLLRRALELAPAFVAARTNLAMALYRQNKTVEALAELDRLTDDGPGNGVLRAAVVARLGEFAEAISLYESVLARAGSERQPRIWTSYGHALKTVGRQADAVAAYRRALELRPAYGEAWWSIANLKTVRLEEADIPSIQGALAEPSASTEDRYHLHFALAKALEDGGRPEQGFEHYLKANALRREQLPYRAQRTSSAVDRTIALFDSPFLAAREGQGCHQPDPVFVLGMPRAGSTLIEQILSSHSMVEGTMELPDILSLVSQLGKEGSYPQVIAALTPDRLRELGETYLERTQIHRREGKALFIDKTPNNWLHAGLIHLILPNARIVDARRHPLDCGYSNFRQHYASGQAFSYDLADIGHYYADYVRLMRHFDAVMPGRIVRVIHEDLLDDPEEATRSLLDALNLPFEEACLRFFENDRAVRTASSEQVRRPINRDGAGLWRAVETGLHPLRDALGPILEDYRV, from the coding sequence ATGACGCCAGCGACTTATTCCGCCATACGCAGGGAATTGGCTGAGGATCCACGCGCGGCTCTTCGTAACTGCGAGCAATTACTGGCCCGAAATTCGGATGACGCGGAAGCCCATCGCCTCGCCGCCCGCGCCTTGCGCGCCCTGGGCAGTGAGGAGCGCGCCAGCGCCGAAGAGCTTGCTGCAATCGATGCCTCCACGCTTGACCCGGCCCTGATTCAGGCCGGCCATGCGATGGTTCACAACAGGCTTGAGCAGGCCGAACCTCTTCTCCGGGGCCGCCTGCGGGAAAACCCGTTCGACGTCGCCGCGATCCGGATGCTGGCTGAAGTTGCCGGTCGGATCGGCCGCTATCAGGATGCGGAAAGGCTTTTGCGCCGGGCGCTTGAGCTCGCCCCAGCCTTCGTTGCTGCTCGCACCAATCTGGCTATGGCCCTTTATCGCCAGAACAAGACAGTCGAGGCCCTTGCCGAACTGGACCGCCTGACCGATGACGGTCCGGGCAACGGCGTCCTGCGTGCAGCCGTGGTTGCACGGCTTGGTGAATTCGCCGAAGCGATCAGCCTATACGAAAGCGTTCTGGCACGCGCCGGCAGCGAACGTCAGCCGCGGATCTGGACAAGCTATGGCCACGCGCTCAAGACCGTGGGTCGTCAGGCCGACGCTGTGGCCGCCTATCGACGCGCGCTGGAACTGCGCCCGGCCTATGGCGAAGCCTGGTGGTCGATCGCCAATCTCAAGACGGTGCGCCTGGAAGAGGCTGACATCCCCTCGATCCAGGGTGCTCTTGCCGAGCCTTCAGCCAGCACGGAGGATCGCTATCATCTCCATTTCGCTCTCGCCAAGGCGCTTGAGGACGGCGGCCGGCCGGAACAAGGCTTCGAACATTACCTGAAGGCCAATGCCCTGCGCCGCGAGCAGCTTCCCTATCGCGCCCAGCGCACTTCGAGCGCGGTGGATCGCACCATAGCCCTTTTCGATAGCCCGTTCCTCGCCGCGCGAGAAGGACAGGGTTGCCATCAACCCGATCCGGTATTCGTCCTGGGCATGCCCCGCGCCGGTTCAACGCTGATCGAACAGATCCTATCCAGCCACTCCATGGTCGAAGGCACGATGGAACTGCCGGACATTCTCTCTCTGGTATCGCAGCTGGGGAAGGAGGGAAGCTATCCGCAAGTCATTGCTGCGCTCACCCCCGACCGGCTGCGCGAACTGGGCGAAACCTATCTCGAGCGCACGCAAATCCATCGCCGCGAAGGCAAGGCGCTGTTCATCGACAAGACACCGAACAACTGGCTCCACGCCGGACTGATCCACCTCATCCTGCCCAATGCGCGTATAGTCGATGCCCGGCGTCATCCGCTGGACTGCGGTTATTCGAACTTTCGTCAGCACTACGCCAGCGGCCAGGCCTTCTCTTACGACCTTGCAGACATCGGCCACTACTACGCCGATTACGTCCGGTTGATGCGTCATTTCGATGCCGTAATGCCCGGTCGTATCGTACGCGTCATCCACGAGGACCTGCTGGACGACCCGGAGGAAGCGACCCGCAGCCTGCTCGACGCGCTGAATCTGCCCTTCGAAGAAGCCTGCCTGCGCTTTTTCGAAAACGACCGTGCCGTGCGCACCGCAAGTTCCGAGCAGGTTCGCCGCCCCATCAATCGCGACGGGGCCGGCTTGTGGCGTGCCGTCGAGACGGGCCTGCATCCGCTACGTGATGCCTTGGGCCCCATTCTCGAGGACTACCGGGTCTGA
- a CDS encoding TonB-dependent receptor has product MNVSRHKFAWALAASTSAMALLSPALASAQEVEEIIVTAQKVKENAQSVPIAISAVSGDRLEQTGATSLENITRIVPSVTFRKGTTSANSAIVMRGVGTITFSIAAEPSVSTVVDGVVLSRSGQAFMDLVDADRLEVLRGPQGTLFGKNASAGLVNIVSKGGTDTLQAEAKAEWYEGDEYRLRSSVSGPLGQDWSARVTGFYGTYDGNITNVYGGKNKKVNGYEHWGARGIVDYSGSIARLRFIADYFHADDDCCADVTGASRGPVLDAELGLPGGVALGEDQRYVNHNLVTRTRDKQYSFTASGDIDLSDTHTLSFVTGYRNWWNEEIREGDFLPRAIVGTAQLHDNGVVKTQQMSFEARIASDQSRPFYYQVGGFLWHSDNKQDFTRRDITCASSTLPVDPITGGQPCNLDDTVNTLFPTASSASDVNSSNYAVFGQATYRLSDMFAITGGLRYTWDELSFTHIRAPGVNATTGLPATGPGVSGNPAGGTIASGGNGTNVSSGSSSNSNLSGKAVVQFTPSRDIMLYGSYTRGYKGPAFNVFFNHTAPTNAVPIDEETSDAFEVGLKSQFLNNKVQLNLAGFTVQYDGFQANNFVLLNGAVVTNLTNAGTVKSQGFEADFTAVPVTGLTLRASAAYADAKVKRFNPNPLTNAPDARDGTRLPLAPKFTYTLGADYERPVGNMVVYLNTDYRHVSKQYSDLGESGPIDAYGQWNASLGLSDADDKYRLTFYLRNITDESYVLLNVSDGQRLQIPRDADRYFGVSLRARM; this is encoded by the coding sequence ATGAACGTTTCCAGGCACAAGTTCGCGTGGGCGCTGGCCGCTTCCACAAGCGCGATGGCGCTGCTTTCACCCGCTCTTGCCTCTGCACAGGAAGTCGAGGAAATCATCGTCACGGCGCAGAAGGTGAAGGAGAACGCGCAGTCCGTTCCCATTGCCATTTCCGCGGTATCGGGCGACCGGCTCGAGCAGACCGGGGCCACCAGCCTTGAAAACATTACGCGAATCGTTCCCTCTGTCACTTTCCGCAAGGGTACGACGAGCGCCAACAGCGCCATCGTCATGCGCGGTGTCGGCACGATCACCTTCTCCATCGCCGCAGAACCGAGTGTCTCCACCGTCGTCGACGGCGTGGTCCTGAGCCGTTCGGGCCAGGCCTTCATGGACCTCGTCGATGCCGACCGCCTCGAAGTCCTTCGCGGCCCGCAAGGCACGCTGTTCGGCAAGAATGCGTCGGCCGGCCTCGTCAACATCGTCTCCAAGGGCGGTACCGACACGCTCCAGGCCGAAGCCAAGGCCGAATGGTACGAAGGCGACGAATACCGCCTGCGCTCGTCCGTTTCCGGTCCGCTCGGCCAGGACTGGAGCGCACGCGTCACCGGATTCTATGGCACCTACGACGGCAACATCACCAATGTCTACGGCGGCAAGAACAAGAAGGTAAACGGGTACGAGCACTGGGGCGCTCGCGGCATCGTCGACTATTCCGGTTCGATTGCCCGCCTGCGCTTCATTGCCGACTACTTCCATGCCGACGATGACTGCTGCGCCGACGTAACCGGCGCCAGCCGCGGTCCGGTGCTCGACGCAGAACTGGGCCTGCCCGGCGGTGTCGCACTGGGCGAAGACCAGCGCTACGTAAACCACAATCTGGTAACCCGCACGCGTGACAAGCAGTACAGCTTCACCGCATCGGGTGACATCGATCTGTCCGATACGCATACGCTGAGCTTCGTGACCGGCTACCGCAACTGGTGGAACGAGGAGATCCGCGAGGGCGACTTCCTGCCCCGCGCCATCGTCGGCACTGCCCAGCTTCACGACAATGGCGTGGTCAAGACCCAGCAGATGTCCTTCGAGGCGCGCATCGCTTCGGACCAGTCGCGCCCGTTCTACTACCAGGTCGGTGGTTTCCTCTGGCATTCAGACAACAAGCAGGATTTCACCCGCCGCGACATCACGTGCGCCAGTTCGACCTTGCCGGTCGATCCCATCACCGGCGGGCAGCCGTGCAACCTCGACGACACCGTCAATACCCTCTTCCCGACCGCAAGTTCAGCCAGCGACGTCAACTCGTCGAACTATGCCGTATTCGGGCAGGCAACCTATCGCCTGAGTGACATGTTCGCGATTACCGGCGGCCTGCGCTACACTTGGGACGAGCTCAGCTTCACCCATATTCGCGCACCCGGCGTGAACGCGACGACGGGCCTTCCGGCAACCGGACCCGGCGTTTCGGGCAACCCGGCAGGCGGCACGATTGCAAGCGGCGGTAACGGCACCAACGTCTCCAGCGGATCGAGCTCCAACAGCAACCTCTCCGGCAAGGCCGTCGTGCAGTTCACCCCGAGCCGCGACATCATGCTCTACGGCAGCTACACGCGCGGCTACAAGGGCCCGGCCTTCAACGTCTTCTTCAACCACACCGCACCGACCAATGCCGTGCCGATCGACGAAGAGACTTCCGATGCCTTCGAGGTCGGTCTCAAGTCGCAATTCCTGAACAACAAGGTCCAGCTCAACCTTGCCGGGTTCACCGTTCAGTACGACGGCTTCCAGGCCAACAACTTCGTGCTGCTGAACGGCGCAGTGGTCACCAACCTGACCAATGCCGGCACAGTCAAGAGCCAGGGCTTCGAGGCAGACTTCACGGCCGTTCCTGTCACCGGCCTGACGCTGCGCGCCAGCGCCGCCTATGCCGATGCCAAGGTCAAGCGCTTCAACCCGAACCCGCTGACCAATGCCCCCGACGCGCGCGACGGCACGCGGCTGCCGCTGGCGCCCAAGTTCACCTATACCCTGGGTGCGGATTACGAGCGTCCCGTCGGCAACATGGTCGTCTACTTGAATACCGACTATCGCCATGTCTCGAAGCAGTATTCGGACCTCGGCGAATCCGGACCGATTGACGCCTACGGTCAGTGGAATGCCTCGCTCGGCCTGTCCGATGCCGATGACAAGTACCGCCTGACGTTCTACCTCCGCAATATCACGGATGAAAGCTACGTCCTGCTGAACGTTTCCGATGGTCAGCGCCTGCAGATCCCGCGCGATGCTGACCGCTATTTCGGCGTCAGCCTGCGAGCGCGCATGTAA
- a CDS encoding alpha-glucosidase encodes MEVRILDAGDGFDLEYRGRVVLRHRESCPALDIARGKSCVEMYRGNFSISDEPSGRIIPAKWRRADGGIEFLDAGSPCAVLRIDGTRLQFDVLLPGYDRITVRFHAEPEEVVWGGGEQMSYLALNGRSFPMWTSEPGVGRDKTTELTRIMDEQGMAGGDYWNTNYPQPTFLTSRWLAVHLDASCYSVLDFSDPAAHRVEVWSGCARFELFASSGPLELVSALSARFGRQPALPEWAIGGAIVGLKSGASSFERLERFIDAGAAVSGLWCEDWAGIRETSFGRRLFWDWVGSERSEARYPDLTASIATLAKRGIRFLAYANPYLAVDGTLYEEALAGGHFCLRQDSDEVYLVDFGEFDCGVLDFTREETRDWFAERILGREMLDIGISGWMADFGEYLPTDLRLADGSDAMEAHNRWPVLWAQVNAKALASRGRTGDALFFMRAGFSGVQAYCPLLWAGDQCVDFTRHDGIGTVVTAALSSGLVGNAYSHSDCGGYTSLHGNVRSVELMQRWCELSAFAPVMRSHEGNRPDDNLQFDSSSELLDCFARWSRVHAHLAPYVRHLCHEAQGAGLPAQRPLFLHYPDEPALFTVQDQFLYGADMVVAPVIEEGAEARRVILPGSGVWRHCWTGKVYAPGVAEVPAPIGQPPVFYRPDSAFAQLFAGLEGVLRG; translated from the coding sequence TTGGAAGTGCGTATTCTGGACGCTGGAGACGGTTTCGACCTCGAGTATCGGGGGCGCGTGGTCCTGCGTCACAGAGAATCATGTCCAGCGTTGGACATTGCGCGCGGCAAGTCCTGTGTGGAGATGTATCGAGGCAACTTCTCGATTTCCGACGAGCCATCGGGTCGCATAATTCCTGCAAAGTGGCGCAGGGCCGATGGAGGTATCGAGTTCCTTGACGCCGGTTCGCCCTGCGCGGTGCTGCGCATCGATGGGACGCGTTTGCAGTTCGATGTGCTGCTCCCCGGGTATGATCGCATTACCGTCAGGTTCCATGCCGAACCTGAAGAGGTGGTCTGGGGCGGCGGCGAGCAGATGAGCTATCTGGCGCTCAACGGTCGCAGCTTTCCGATGTGGACCAGCGAACCGGGCGTGGGGCGCGACAAGACAACCGAACTGACCCGCATCATGGATGAGCAGGGGATGGCCGGCGGAGACTATTGGAATACCAATTACCCGCAACCCACCTTCCTTACCTCTCGGTGGCTTGCCGTGCATCTCGATGCTTCCTGCTACAGCGTGCTCGATTTCTCGGACCCCGCCGCGCACCGCGTCGAGGTGTGGAGCGGATGCGCCCGCTTCGAACTGTTTGCCTCCAGCGGGCCCCTGGAGCTGGTTTCGGCACTATCGGCGAGGTTCGGCCGCCAGCCGGCCTTGCCCGAATGGGCCATCGGCGGCGCGATTGTCGGCCTCAAGTCAGGTGCGAGCAGTTTTGAACGGCTGGAACGCTTCATCGATGCCGGCGCGGCCGTGTCAGGCCTGTGGTGCGAGGACTGGGCCGGCATTCGCGAGACAAGCTTCGGGCGCCGCCTGTTCTGGGACTGGGTCGGGTCTGAGCGCAGTGAGGCCCGATATCCCGATCTCACGGCGTCCATCGCGACGCTTGCCAAGCGGGGCATTCGTTTCCTCGCTTATGCCAATCCTTACCTGGCGGTCGACGGGACGCTCTATGAGGAAGCCCTGGCAGGCGGTCACTTCTGCCTGCGTCAGGACAGTGACGAGGTCTATCTCGTCGACTTCGGCGAGTTCGACTGCGGTGTCCTCGATTTCACCCGGGAAGAAACGCGCGACTGGTTCGCCGAACGTATCCTTGGGCGCGAAATGCTGGATATCGGAATTTCCGGATGGATGGCGGATTTCGGCGAGTACCTGCCGACCGATCTGCGCCTCGCCGACGGATCCGACGCCATGGAAGCCCATAATCGCTGGCCGGTCCTGTGGGCGCAGGTCAATGCGAAAGCCTTGGCTTCGCGCGGTAGGACAGGCGATGCGCTCTTCTTCATGCGGGCCGGCTTTTCCGGGGTGCAAGCCTATTGTCCGCTGTTGTGGGCCGGAGACCAGTGCGTCGATTTCACGCGCCATGACGGCATCGGGACGGTCGTGACTGCCGCGCTTTCTTCGGGGCTGGTCGGCAATGCCTACAGCCACTCCGATTGTGGCGGCTACACATCGCTCCACGGCAATGTCCGCAGCGTCGAGCTGATGCAGCGTTGGTGCGAGCTGTCGGCCTTTGCGCCGGTCATGCGCAGCCACGAGGGCAATCGCCCCGATGACAACCTCCAGTTCGATTCCTCATCTGAATTGCTGGATTGCTTTGCGCGCTGGAGCCGGGTCCACGCGCATCTGGCACCCTACGTCCGCCACTTGTGCCACGAGGCGCAAGGGGCGGGTCTTCCTGCCCAGAGGCCATTGTTCCTGCATTATCCCGATGAACCTGCATTGTTTACGGTGCAGGATCAGTTCCTCTACGGTGCCGACATGGTCGTGGCACCCGTCATCGAAGAGGGAGCCGAGGCGCGCCGGGTGATCCTGCCGGGCAGCGGTGTCTGGAGACATTGCTGGACGGGCAAGGTTTACGCACCCGGAGTTGCCGAGGTTCCCGCTCCGATAGGGCAGCCGCCTGTGTTCTATCGGCCGGACAGTGCCTTCGCGCAGCTGTTTGCCGGACTGGAAGGGGTGTTGCGGGGATGA